A DNA window from Pontiella agarivorans contains the following coding sequences:
- a CDS encoding TetR/AcrR family transcriptional regulator produces the protein MEHVKTTKERLIEAAAPIFAEKGYRETTVAEISDAAEANIAAVNYHFGDKAQLYSEVWNYLVSVARSEFPYPDDHTEVGAERWLCLFLRSRLECIFSKGTAGLCPMLIHREMNEFTPKHDELLATYLKPNHDRVRAAIRDFIEHEIGEIQLDLLTQNFMGVHISINAGYQKYRNDPHRLHRFSRFQNITPLITQIEAFAIGGLREVKKSLNS, from the coding sequence ATGGAACATGTCAAAACAACCAAAGAGCGTCTGATCGAAGCGGCCGCGCCGATTTTTGCAGAAAAAGGCTATCGCGAAACCACCGTGGCCGAAATCTCTGACGCGGCGGAGGCGAACATTGCAGCCGTGAACTATCATTTCGGCGATAAGGCCCAGCTCTATTCCGAAGTCTGGAATTACCTGGTCAGCGTCGCCCGCTCCGAATTTCCGTACCCGGATGACCACACGGAAGTGGGAGCGGAACGCTGGCTGTGCCTGTTCCTCCGCTCGCGGCTTGAATGTATTTTTTCAAAAGGAACCGCCGGTTTATGCCCCATGCTGATCCACAGGGAAATGAATGAGTTCACCCCGAAACATGATGAATTGTTAGCAACCTATCTGAAGCCGAATCACGATCGGGTTCGGGCGGCCATTCGCGATTTTATCGAACACGAGATCGGCGAAATTCAGCTGGATCTGCTTACTCAGAACTTTATGGGGGTACATATCTCGATCAATGCCGGTTACCAGAAATACAGAAATGATCCCCACCGGCTGCACCGCTTTTCCCGCTTCCAGAACATCACTCCTTTAATTACACAAATCGAGGCCTTTGCCATCGGCGGCCTCAGAGAAGTTAAAAAGAGCCTGAATTCATGA